The DNA sequence CATACAATTAATTGCAGGTTAGTCacttacaccaggggtctccaaagtttttggcagcagggccagatcatatctttgacactgtgtcaggggccgaggggaaaaaagaatcaatttacatttaaatttgaataaatttggataaatgaatacattagagcaggggtctccaaactttttggccagagggcgcatcaaatatctggtgtggtgtggagggccggaaaaacaatttaaatataaagtttaaataaataaattagagatagaacttagatgagtgaataaatgaatcaatgggcttattcattcaacctccctggccctcaaaacaccctccagacacaatcagagcacagttctggtcatgttcagttgagtgggccagaggctttcaggggacaagaggttggccacgggccggaaagagacttgctacgggctgcatctggcccccgggccagggtttggagacctctgcattagagacagaacatagatgaatgaataaattttactaAGCTTATGATAcatcataagaacttaagaactttCATAAAATACATGAGAACTTTTATACTTTCTACGTTGATAAAAACACTTGAGAACTTTAACTATAAGCATGAGTCCATGAGCAGAAGGAACAAAAAGAATGAGAAAACAACAAACCCGTTGGGCTGTTAAACTGTGAAGTTTGACATTTAATGTGAGTGGTGCAGCTGATGTCTGGATTTCAGTATATCACTGTACTGTGGTTGTAAGTCGGATGAGCCAATTATTAACAGCGCCTTCAAATGTTCATCAGACAAGTTGGACCTGTATTTCGACTTGATATACTTCATTTTGGAAAAAGTTTGTTCACACGGATATGTTGTGCCAAAAACAGAGATATAATCACGAGCGAACTTCTTCAAATTTGAGAACTGCACGGGCGGCAAAGATTTATAGAACTGTACCAGATCTCCTTCCTTGTGTTTGGCTTTATGTCTGTTATTTGACTGCAGATCAGTcaaatctgggcaggaggtctggtctagagggtagagcctccgtctgcctgaagataacatccacaagatcgccagtttgaggccactggcaccgcgcgaccttgaagcagctgacaagctgaagccaagcaattccatctgctctgagcgtgggaggatggaggccagaatgtgaagccagatcggaatgaaataccttgaatgtagtggttcttgaaagaaagaaccttctttcaaattgtaaaaatccctttttaataagggatttaaataaagcctgcctatgtaaaccaccttgaataaagtcttgaacaaagaccaagaaaggcggtatataaatacctgttgttgttgttattattattatcagttaTTATCAGTTATTCCCAATTGACACTGAGGTGGCAGTGTGTCAACATCACAGTCAGTTGTGTCTTTATTTCCTCTGCCTCTGCATAAAGGTCAGACAAGCGCTCCTTAAATTGTTTCTGCAGGTCCTTTATTACTTCTAGTGCAAATGAGGATGGGAATGTTGCATTTGTTTCCCCAACAGAATCTTGTGCTGCAGGGGAAGTGCACCAAGGACTTGTTTTGTATTTATCTCTCAAAGAACATCAGTTTTGACCAGAATGAATTCACATGTGAGAAGACATCAAAAATCAAGTTCTTTTCTCCTTGCAGGAGCAGATTTAGTTTGTTCATGTGATCTGTCAGGTCTGCAAAAAATGTTAGTTTCACAAGCCAATCAGAGTCTGACAACAGTGGTTCTGGTCGATTTTTCTCTTCAAGAAATGATTTAATTTCTTCTCGTAGCTGTAGGAAGCACGAAAGGACCTTTCCACAACTGAGCTATCGAACTGCTGTGTAGTATGCCAAGTCCAATTAACAagagttccttctctccttccacccCTTGCAGATGCCATGCCAAGTTGCCCTACTGGTTGCAGCAGCCCTGGGACATCCTTCATCAGGCCCTCGGCACCTGGAGCCTCCCGAGGTAAGTCTGAAGGAGTATTGGGGAAGGTAGCTGGgtttctttcccttcccctggagtGTCCGGTGGGGCTCACCCCTCCTCGACCTGTCCAGCCCTCTTTCCCTCTGCGCTGGTCTCCCTCCTTACCCTCTTGGCCACAGAGGGAGGTGGCCTcattccctccctcttcctgtccttcttccccctccctgctctttaTGAGGCTTTGCCTCGGAAGGCGgagcctgcccacccctgggtcaGGAGAGGTCGGGGAACCCTGGCTGCGAGGCTCCACCCCTCCTGGGCTTCCCCAGGTAGTGcatccccacctcccaccatCCTGGCATCTCTGAACTGCTGTATTACATGTGTATGACCTGGATTGCTCTACCTATTCTGTGTATGGCTCTGTACTCAAAATTCAATTGcacctgaagactctgctgtgtctgcctgTTTGACTGCACCCTGCTCTAAAGTAGGACAGGTTCTTACCTAACAGCGGGGAGCGAGGAACGGGTCCTCCGCCTCCATTGTAGGCGGCACCCATGAACCTAGATGGGCTGTGGGGAGGACAGGCGTCCTGCCTGGAGCTGCCACCAGCCGAGCCGCGAGGTGCTCATGTCTGCCCCTGCTGTCACCCCCCAGGTagactgccttccccccatgcAGGCAGGCCCTTTGCGCTCAGCTGGGTCCCTGGGGGCATGCCCTCCCGGTCACGGGGTGTGTCCCCATGACACAGGCACTTTGTGGATAAAATCGCTTGGATTCACCACGACTTGGACTCCACATTGGCAATGTCTGGTGATGGCACCTGTTGGTTCCAgtgtgtgggattcttttcagcttgtggaacctgaggatgtggacaggatcctttggagtgtgaggccgtctgcctgcccactggacccatgcccagcatggctgattaGATCTGCCCGGGAGGGAATGGCTGAGcagacagagagggtagtaaattcatcatTGAGGAAGGGGGTTTAAAGCACTGGATTTAAAGCAGGCTATGGTTCTCCCCCTCCTGAAAAAAAAGCCCTTTCTGGACCCTTCTATATTAGATAATTATTGGCCagtatcaaacctcccatttctgggcaaagtggtcAAGCAGGTGGTGACCATCAGTTCCAGATggccttggatgaagcggattatctggatccctttcagtctggcttcaggctgggctttgggatggagacagccttggtcaccttggtggatgacctacaccgagGACTGGATGGTGGGAGTGCATCCATGCCGGTCCTTTTGCACCTttcagcagcttttgacaccatcaaccatggtgtcttTCTGGGACGGTTGTCTGAGTTGGGGATTGGAGGCAACGTTTTGCGGTGGTTCCCTTCTTCTTGGCTGATAGATGCCAGATGGTTGTACTGGGAGACTCCTGTTCGGTACCTTAGCCTTTagagtgtggggtgccacaggcttctatactgtcccccatgttattttaatatctatatgaaaccactgggagaggtcatccgggaatttggagttgggtgccatcagtatgctgatgacactcagctctatctctcctttccaccagactccagggtggctgtctctgtcctggagcgctgCCTAGAGGCatttgggatctggatgagggcaaacaagctgaaattaaaactggacaagacagaggtcctcctggttcagaaatccacggtgcgggtactggactatcgccctggtctgaatggggttgcactcgccctgaaagagcaggctggcagcttgggggttatcctggactcacagctgctcctggatgcccaggtgtcagctgtggccaggagtgcctttgcccagctttggttggtgcaccagctgcagccgtacctgCCTCAGTCGGAACTAgctatggtggtccatgccacgatgacatcaagattagactactgcgacgcgctctatgtggggctgcccttgaagacggtccagaagttgcagctagtgcagaatgtggcggctcgtgtggttgctggaggttggcagtttgactctgtcacgccgctgctccggtggctgcactggctgcctgttcattcccaggctcaattcaaggtgctggttgtcatggatatgtacagttcaggcctagtagcactgcaaggcctgaaccaagctaaaacagtaacacagaagtggcttgcatttcctagctgctaggatttacatctcaatggaaggtgattatgtagcacctaggagccagaaagacgcccatcaaggatggaatgcagctgcagatctccagggggagggaagagctgagagggcgagcttccagccccacttctggaggacagggtttttgttcctggtctctgagtgagagaggtggtgggtgcacatcctgccccaccaggaccatgtggccataggtaactggtcTGAGGATCTagaaaagaagctgacccaggtgagggttagtaaataatagagttagccagttagctttgttgttttatgctgttatgtttcctagaagttttatgcctctagcatttgctgccttttgtaacctttttgtaaccctatgtatttaataaagtagaaaatctttttatcatgttggttcattgtctgttggggacaaaggttcagaatcctgcctagccgttcagcaagctaccaaaaatcctcattgtggactagaaacttgaggactgagactttaagtaaagaaagagctcagtgcctacaagggatatagttaagcctagagggtctcagtttccctggactgaggcactggctcttacagggtggtggcagtattaccgaacagggatctttgagggctctagggttcagaaccaacaactctgagcaccggtggctgcactggctgcctgttcattcccaggctcaattcaaggtgctggttttgacctttaaaaccctaaacagtttgggaccagcatatttgagagaccgccttctacCATATATTCCGGCCTGTTCTCttcggtcatcagagggggcccggttggttgtgccaccattaaGAGATGTGAGGGGGATGGAGGCCAGAAACAGGGCATTCTTGgtggtggaattccctccccttacaGTTACCAACAGCTCCTTCATTATTAACCTTCCGGTGAGGCTTGAGGACATttttatttcagcaagcctttgatgcctgatggagGGCATGATGACTGCTTTTAATAATTGCTtttactgctggttttattgctgctggttgtttatTAACTATTGTATTGTtgttgtattttatgtattttatgacttaaatattgttagccgccttggatgccctccggggagaaaagtggattacaaatccaataaataaaaaaatgcagccctgctggatcaggccgtaggcccatctagtccagcttcctgtatctcacagcggcccaccaaatgccccagggagcacacctgataacaagagatctgaatcctggtgcccttgcaTTGGTatactgacatagcccatttctaaaatcaggaggttgcacatacacatcatggcttgtaacccgtaatggatttttcctccagaaattggtccaatcgcccttttaaaggcgtctagtccagatgccatcaccacatcctgtggcaaggagttccacagaccaaccagacgctgagtaaagaaatattttcttttgtctgtcctaactctcccaacactcaattttagtggatgtctcctggttctggtgttatgtgagagtctaaagggcatctctctatccactctgtccatcccctgcataattttgtatgtctcaatcatgtcccccctcaggtgtctcttttctaggctgaagaggcccaaatgtatGCATGTGAGAACAGTTCGTCTATCTTGGGAAAATATCAGCTCTGGTGGTTAAACAACAGCATAATcttgccagatttttttttctttcctggtaGAAcattggacagcccaatcctgagcatccagcgcactccaggcagccaccacctcctcctcaggagaagaattttgtccccttcccccaggtaattCAAGTTgccccacaatggaactactcaattctatgacgaCCCAACACAGccagctcaacatggaggctctgagcaaagctccactggtcccgcctccctcccgccccactctctcccccccggCACatctcctcctcgccctctcccAGACCTCCCTCcagcgacccccccccccggaatgcctcttccccacctcccatctACCTCACTGCTGCTCTGCGGACTGCacgactgccaagtggtggagctccagtgcttcACTGGCGCTAGCCCACAACCATCCAGTGCTCCAGCTGGTGGAGCGCCAGCACTAGGGGCttcaaaagtgccttacagcaggtttgcaacagtgcatgccagtggtgagccggtgCACGCTGAGTAGGATTGAGCAATTAGCCATTAACAGCTGCCTGACACGAAAACATTCTGTTTGGCACTTTTCCAAGTAGTATCCTCtgctttcatcactttgctcaaAATGTTGGGTTAATGGATTGCTAATTCCATTGTTTCTTGTTTCTTATCCTGCCATTTTAGCCATGTGGCTCTACCTGGCTGccctgctggggctttacttccTTCGCCGATGGTACCGGGAGAGGCAGATGGTGGAGAACCTGACTGAGAAATATGTCTTCATCACTGGCTGCGACTCTGGCTTCGGGAACTTGCTGGCCAGGCAGTTAGATGCACAGGGATTGAGAGTGTTGGCGGCTTGCCTCACCCAGAAGGGGGAAGAGCAGCTGGAGAAGGCCACGTCGGAGCGACTGAGAACCACCATCCTGGATGTCACCTGCACAGAGAGCGTTGAGGCAGCGACTGAGTGGGTGAAAGGATGTGTGGGGAGCAAAGGTAGCTGATTCTTCCCACTTTTCTCGTTTTTTGTCTGTACTTCATTCTATATGATGCAAGCATATGATTTGCTGGGAGCAGCAAGTGTTGCCAACTGATTAGAAAAGAACACTGTGGCTTTGTATTGCTAGAAAGGTAAAGGTTCTTTTTGGATATGGAGACAAGGAACAGACCAGTGCGAGATAGAGAGATGCTGGGATTTATTACTTTGCACAGGCAATAATTCCCTCAGACAAAACATAGTACCGTTTTCTTGCATCACTACAGATAGAAATCATGCCTTCTTCTACTAGACATGTCCTTCTTGTGGGCAAGTTTGCATGTGGTCCCTCTGTAGATTACCATATGCAATGCTTGAAGCCTAACAAATGGTCTCTCACTCCTCCTTTAACACAGTTTCATGAGAAAAAGATGATGCAATCCCCTGAAGTTTTGCTTCATCCAGGCTCATGACCTTGACTTAGTGCCCAGAACATCACCTGACATGATAAGGCAAGGGAGGGAACAAACTAACAAACTGTTTCAGCACTTTAACCCAAAAATTAACCCAACAGCAGAGGAACAGACTGACCTTTGGGAGAACCTGTGCAGACCACTATCTACTTGACATACATAGGTCTTCTACAATCTGCCAGTACAGTCTTGCTCTTGTATCTTTAACTTGATCTGTGACTCTTGGCTTATATTTAGGAGCATATCAGCATAAGCAGGTTGCATATGTGACTACAGAAAGTATAGAAAGTGGAAAGTGTCACAACCACGCAGTTCCTCAGGCTGCCAGGTCCTCCATGATATATTTGTTCTTTCACATCCCTGGCTCACATCCCTGACTTGCGCAAGCCCAGggcgcacttaggattgcacccttagacaaaTAAACCAAGTCACTAAGTACAAAATTCTTAGGCATTTCTACTGGCTAGCTCAACCACTTGCAAGCTAAGTGTGTACACTTTTCTCTAGGGCAATTTAGCCCCCAGACTTCGGTAAGAGCAACCACCCTAATTAACAGCCAGTCCTCCAGGGAAAGTTGAAGGCTTTTGGGCTACTTCCAGCTCTTACTTCCAGTCTTCAAGACCCCTCCACCGCAGGACTCAGCCTCCAGATTTGCTGTAAATAGTCTGGAAGTATAACTGAGTGGCAAGGTCTAGACTAAGATGAACCCAGTTCCTTCTGTACTCACACAGACACAAGCCTGTAGATTTGAAGGATTTATTATGAATAAAATTGTAGGTTACACATCCTTAAGAAAGGCATTAGATGCTTCAAGAGACTTAACACAGAGAAACATGagctaaaacaataaagctaagcttTTTCTAAGTTAACTTACCCTAACACTCACCAGGTCTTTCCCTCTGAGCATAAGTAAAGGACAGGTCCTTCAACTATTCTCCAAAGTCTGCTGAGAACGTATGTCCATACTGAAACTGGTGGAAAGCACCTATAAAGATCTCTTCCTTCCAATTCAATGTAATTTATACCCCTAAAGTAGTTATCACTCAATCAGGGGACAGGCCTGAATAAATATGGGACAGGCAATCACTCCACCCCTTCCAACTAGGGATCCACAGCTGCAGTTACCTTCCCAATTATGGTGTCCTTGGGTACCAGGAagggactcagagcccaatcctacacagtgtgtgctggctcacagCTGGCAcatactgttgcaaacgtgccataaggcacatttgcaggccctagtgctggtggagcccTGGAGCTCTGCCAAATTGGCGATTGCATGGAcctctgggcagtggagaggtaggtgggggaatggggggaggcgtggaggaggcgttctggggcagaggggggcagggaggaggcatgctgttgcaaggtcagcagcaaagtccaaaagcaaactcagtaggcaagagtggtgatcatttgcaagctttattcattgccagcagcggcttctcagggactcctgtccaaaaggagagagcaatgagagctatgtgggaactctcagtgcctccagaggaAAGCAACGTTCCAGTGTGAACCTCTTGCTTATAGAGTTTTTTGGTTCCTTTGTCTGagaatctcacactgtcattggctggggttatgacatcagagatggaggctttctcaggattggtcagtttcaagttacaagtcaaaatttacatttgagacatataatttaacaaccactagatggcactctttactcatttatcaCAGCACTAGGTTTTGATAAGTCTTTTGCAATTATCTCCTGACCTTCACAAGAGCCAcctgcttatctattcaacattctttctgtcttGGCTCATCAATCACTGTGAGTCTTCTGCTAACCAAGCTTTTGGTTTTCCCTTTATtctatgtgtgattctctatttgtgatgtatagtggtatcttctattctatgtgaaaacatatatttaatacaagacaaactaaattcttattgtaaataaagaatttaaaaactcttttttattttaattgaatCCAGGTTTCTCTGTTAgcttagagcagggatgcccaaaccccagccctggggccacttgcggcccttgaggcctctcaatgcggcccgctgggagtccccagtctccaatgagcctctggcccttcagagaattgttggagcccgaactggcccgacgcaactgctctcagtgtgagggtgactgtttgacctcttgtgtgagctgtgggccaagggctccctccactccctccactgtttcatgtctgtgatgcagtagtggcagcaaaggaaaggccagccttgctttgcgtaaggccttttatagaccttgagctattgcaagactttcattcattcatataagttcatctttaatatattcgtttatgtaaacttatgtaaatttattcaaattttaaatgtaaattaattcctttttcccccggcccccgacacagtgtctgagagatgatgcggccctcctgccaaaaactttggacacccctggcttagaggctCTGACAGAAGTCCTCTGGAATGTTCTGCCAATTAGGGGCTTTCTCTTAttgttcctgtccatttctgcttatctgtttctgctgatgtctgcaTCTGCCAAACTCCGTTTTAATTCCAGCTTCTTAGTGCTTTGAAACTTGTACCTTATCTTGTGTCCTTGACATTCCTTGAGACTGATCTAGCAAAGGCTGCTAGTCTAACAGTTTCAGAAAAGCCTAGAGCTAAATGGATGTTTTTGCAAATTTGTTTGTGGGCAtgctaaacatataaacataacattttgttttaaactaatttaaccGTAAACATCCATAAACATAATGGCTTATTAACACTCATAGCATGGCataacatttgcttcattaaacatttggtctgttagcatgagtggcttcatggccttgtctcaatgccagggagagagagcagggtgggagggaggtgggaccagtggagctttgctccaccggatcctgagcctctgtgttggaccacccacctgacacagaggctcttacttATATGGTGACATTTGGGTTGTCGtagactcgagtagccccattgtggggctactcgccctactgggggaggggacaaaagtccccttctcctgaggacgCAGCAATGGCTGTCTGGGGCGTGTTGGAttcaatggcagccattttcagcgctgctgcagccctgtgcaccaggcagctcaggactgggttgtCAGTTTTTATTTCAAATTGTGCTGGCCTGAATCTGCTGTTCCAGAATCAAGAAGATTTTTACCAGCTGGCCCCAAGTAGTTGCAGCTTGCAAAATGGAAGTCTGGACCTAGATTTCCCTTGCTTTTCACAGAAAACATCAGTTTGTATGAGAGCTTGGAATAAGAGGGTCCATCTTAATTAAGAATTCCAAACTTGTAATTCCAACCTTGTCATTAAGAAATTGCAAATACTTCTCcctctcaccccccctcccctgtgTGCTGTTTCTCTTCTAATTATCTGGAGAGATTGTTCAGCTGAACTTTCACACTTGCTCTAAACATGTCTCATATTGCTTAGATCATATAGTATCTTTATTGCTTATGATCATATGGTTCATACAGTCACCTCCACACCATAGGAGATGAGGAATGCCATGTTGGAGGAGGAGAGAATTAATTGTTTGCTCAGGCAGGACCATCAGAAATGATATCAAATACAATAGACAGTCTTAAACATGTGCATTCTCTCCTCCCACAGGGCTCTGGGGCTTGGTGAACAACGCGGGCATAGCTGTTCCATCAGCTCCCAATGGATGGCTGACCAAAGATGACTTTGCAAAGGTGACCAATGTCAACCTGCTTGGGCTGATCGACGTCACACTACACATGCTACCCCTGCTGAAAAAAGCcagagggagggtggtcaacaTGTCTAGCACAGCAGGAAGACTAGCAACTATTGGAGGAGGGTACTGCCCATCCAAGCACGGAGTGGAGGCTTTTTCTGACAGCCTAAGGTAATGTGTGCTTCCTTCCATGAGTGCAACATCTGCTGTTATTACTGTGATCATTTTAAAAATCATTGAAAGGACAATCACTACCTGGTATATTAACACATCAATATGAGAACCAGTGGTTGACTTGAACCAGTGATTGGAGGGCCCTTCCTATCAAACTCCTGAACAGGACTAAAAAATATTAAGCATcaatattattataattattagtaTTATATAATGGATCATTGTGAGATGATCTTTCCTTGTTTCCAATTCAGGCGAGAGCTTAATCCTTTTGGGGTCCAAGTCATCATTATTGAGCCTGGTGGTTTCAGTACACCTATTGTCAACTCTGTGGTAGAGGATGTGCAGGAAGCATGGAAGCGGGTGCCCTCTGACATCAGGGAATCCTATGGGCAGCCGTACTTTGAGAAGTGTGAGTTAATGCGCTCCTTTATTTCACATAATTCCATTCAGGGCTTGCACGTGTGAGATATTGAAGGGCTGAAAGTCACAAAGCTTCAGTTAATCTTACTGGGTCTTGCCACTAATGGAATGTGCGCTCCACTGATGGCGACTGCTGCAAAAGCGCCCTAAAGCACGTTCCAGCAGCGCACTCAGGGAGCCTTCCCACACACATCTTtgaccctccccctgcctgccagagcaggtaagccagcaggagtgtgggggaagggcagaacaggggaaggaaagggaaaaacTTGGGGAGCATAACATGAGTGGGGACGCTGCAGGAGGGACTGGGTATGGCAGTGATGACACATGCAGGATCCTAtttcctctggcagcagcctctccatcccctttgtctcctcagacttgcgctagtgAAATTGCTAATGCAGGTCCAAGACCACATTGTGGAGTAAGAGGCTTATGCAAGGGTAAGGGAATTTTAGTCCCCTTTCCCTGCGGAAGCTTCccaattaatccccccccccaactgaacaCAGCACATCCATTTTTGGCAGGGCTGtacaagcagcagggaaggataggattgggcagttaaatGAATAAAATGTCAAAATGCCTCACTTTTCAGAGTGTCATGTGCTTCTCATGTGCTTCATGTCTCACACACAGATTTCCAATTAAATCAAATAATCGGTAGGACTTTCAGTAGCAACTTCTACAAGGTCATTGACTGCTTGGAACATGCCCTGAAGTCATGCCACCCTCGCACCCGCTATTCTGCTGGCTGGGATGCACAGCTGGTCTACATTCCTTCCTCTTATCTGCCAACCTCAATGACGGACTTTGTATTTAGATGGATTTTCCCAAAGCCAGTATAGGCAATATAGATTATTTTGCAGATTTAAAATTACAGTTGTCCAGGCAAGTCAAGCAGCTGGAGATAGTACAGGTTATGCATCCCTTAC is a window from the Tiliqua scincoides isolate rTilSci1 chromosome 2, rTilSci1.hap2, whole genome shotgun sequence genome containing:
- the LOC136638801 gene encoding retinol dehydrogenase 7-like → MWLYLAALLGLYFLRRWYRERQMVENLTEKYVFITGCDSGFGNLLARQLDAQGLRVLAACLTQKGEEQLEKATSERLRTTILDVTCTESVEAATEWVKGCVGSKGLWGLVNNAGIAVPSAPNGWLTKDDFAKVTNVNLLGLIDVTLHMLPLLKKARGRVVNMSSTAGRLATIGGGYCPSKHGVEAFSDSLRRELNPFGVQVIIIEPGGFSTPIVNSVVEDVQEAWKRVPSDIRESYGQPYFEKYFQLNQIIGRTFSSNFYKVIDCLEHALKSCHPRTRYSAGWDAQLVYIPSSYLPTSMTDFVFRWIFPKPV